One Deinococcus carri DNA window includes the following coding sequences:
- a CDS encoding HAMP domain-containing sensor histidine kinase: MAGPSRPGRAAVGLGLRAKLLLSYLAVIALAATTMIMIAEWTAPLFYRTHIEQMVQMFGIRNIPEMRRQLSEGFTGAFGSALAVASFMTLLVALAVSAWVSRQILRSVKRVSHASTRIAAGHYAERLPEMGGDELGELTSSFNRMAEALEATEVRRRELIGTVAHELRTPLTGMRGLTEGLLDGVFRLEEAGPDLIREIRRLERLTQDLSLVTQAEAGVIPVVPRPVMLAELARAACAQFERPFANKGLSLTLDVQRDVQVFVDPDRFTQVLVNLLSNALRHTQRGGVTVRVDGNGRAGWVDVQDTGEGIAPHDLPHVFERFYRSDQSRARDAEESVGAGVGLTVSRHLVEAMGGGIQVTSTEGEGATFTVELPAALPRATGGARGA; this comes from the coding sequence TTGGCCGGGCCGAGTAGGCCCGGGAGGGCTGCGGTCGGGCTGGGGCTGAGGGCGAAGCTGCTGCTCTCGTACCTGGCGGTGATTGCGCTGGCCGCGACAACGATGATCATGATTGCCGAGTGGACCGCGCCGCTCTTCTATCGCACGCACATTGAGCAGATGGTGCAGATGTTCGGCATCCGCAACATCCCGGAAATGCGCCGGCAACTGTCCGAGGGCTTCACCGGCGCGTTCGGGAGTGCGCTGGCCGTCGCCAGCTTCATGACGCTGCTGGTGGCGCTGGCCGTCAGTGCCTGGGTCAGCCGCCAGATTCTGCGGTCCGTGAAACGCGTCAGCCACGCCAGCACCCGCATCGCGGCGGGGCACTACGCCGAGCGGCTGCCGGAGATGGGCGGGGATGAGCTGGGGGAGCTGACCAGCAGCTTCAACCGCATGGCGGAAGCCCTGGAGGCGACCGAGGTGCGCCGCCGGGAACTGATCGGCACGGTCGCGCACGAGCTGCGCACCCCCCTGACCGGCATGCGCGGCCTGACCGAGGGGCTGCTGGACGGTGTGTTCCGCCTCGAGGAGGCCGGGCCGGACCTCATCCGGGAAATCCGGCGGCTGGAGCGGCTGACGCAGGACCTGTCGCTCGTCACGCAGGCGGAAGCGGGCGTGATTCCGGTGGTGCCGCGTCCCGTCATGCTGGCGGAACTCGCCCGCGCCGCCTGCGCGCAGTTCGAGCGGCCGTTCGCGAACAAGGGACTCTCCCTCACCCTCGACGTGCAGCGCGATGTCCAGGTATTCGTGGACCCGGACCGGTTCACCCAGGTGCTGGTGAACCTGCTGTCGAACGCCCTGCGGCACACGCAGCGGGGCGGCGTGACCGTCCGGGTGGACGGGAACGGAAGGGCCGGATGGGTGGACGTGCAGGACACGGGGGAAGGCATTGCCCCGCACGACCTGCCGCACGTCTTCGAGCGCTTCTACCGCTCCGATCAGTCGCGCGCGCGGGACGCGGAGGAGAGCGTCGGGGCGGGGGTCGGTCTCACCGTGTCGCGTCACCTCGTCGAGGCGATGGGAGGAGGCATCCAGGTGACGAGCACCGAGGGCGAGGGGGCCACCTTCACCGTGGAACTGCCGGCCGCCCTCCCCCGGGCAACCGGAGGTGCCAGAGGGGCATAA
- a CDS encoding response regulator transcription factor, translating to MTTVLVVDDEPSVRKVAAAYLEREGFQVQTAADGLDGLRQAEAGGLALVVLDVMLPKMNGLEVCKRVRASSNVPIILLTARGEEFDRVLGLELGADDYVVKPFSPRELVARVKAILRRTSGEAAPLPVMYEDLRVDPMTRTASLAGQALDLSALEFDLLYELARAPGRVFTRNELIRRVWGEDFPGVDRVVDVHLVSLRKRLGESGQAPRFIHAVRGVGYRFGRAE from the coding sequence ATGACCACAGTGCTGGTGGTGGACGACGAACCAAGCGTGCGCAAGGTCGCGGCGGCCTACCTGGAGCGCGAGGGGTTCCAGGTGCAGACCGCCGCTGACGGTTTGGACGGCCTGCGGCAGGCGGAGGCGGGCGGCCTCGCGCTCGTGGTGCTGGACGTGATGCTGCCGAAAATGAACGGGCTGGAGGTGTGCAAACGGGTGCGGGCGTCCTCGAACGTGCCCATCATCCTGCTCACCGCCCGTGGGGAGGAGTTCGACCGGGTCCTGGGCCTGGAACTGGGCGCGGACGACTACGTGGTCAAGCCGTTCAGCCCCCGGGAACTGGTCGCGCGCGTGAAGGCGATCCTGCGCCGCACCTCCGGCGAGGCCGCCCCCCTCCCGGTCATGTACGAGGACCTGCGGGTGGACCCGATGACGCGCACGGCGAGCCTCGCCGGGCAGGCACTGGACCTGAGCGCCCTGGAGTTCGACCTGCTGTACGAACTCGCCAGGGCGCCGGGGCGGGTGTTCACCCGCAACGAGCTGATCCGCCGGGTGTGGGGGGAGGATTTTCCCGGGGTGGACCGGGTGGTGGACGTGCACCTGGTGAGCCTGCGCAAGCGCCTGGGGGAGTCCGGGCAGGCGCCGCGCTTCATTCACGCCGTTCGGGGAGTGGGCTACCGCTTTGGCCGGGCCGAGTAG
- a CDS encoding TlpA family protein disulfide reductase, translating into MLAAVVVAVLAVALLQPNKGPASPLVGKPAPDFTLITLDGKPFRLRDHLGEPVVVNFWASWCIPCREEAPLLGEFARDARNLTMVGVVFQDQPEAARAFVREFAVPYPSVLDPQSRVAIDYGVAGIPETFFIDTNGVVQEKHNGPFTPEALRASARRIGVRF; encoded by the coding sequence GTGCTGGCCGCGGTTGTGGTGGCGGTTCTGGCCGTCGCCCTCCTGCAGCCCAACAAGGGACCCGCGTCACCGCTGGTGGGCAAGCCCGCCCCGGACTTCACGCTCATCACGCTTGACGGCAAGCCCTTTCGTCTGCGTGACCATCTGGGTGAGCCGGTGGTCGTGAACTTCTGGGCCTCATGGTGCATTCCCTGCCGGGAGGAAGCCCCCCTGCTGGGGGAGTTCGCGCGGGACGCCCGGAACCTCACGATGGTTGGCGTGGTGTTCCAGGATCAGCCGGAGGCCGCGCGGGCCTTTGTCCGGGAGTTCGCCGTGCCTTACCCCAGCGTGCTCGATCCGCAGTCACGCGTCGCGATCGACTACGGCGTCGCGGGGATTCCCGAAACGTTTTTCATCGACACGAACGGTGTGGTTCAGGAGAAGCACAATGGACCCTTCACGCCTGAAGCCCTCCGGGCCAGTGCCCGGCGGATCGGGGTGCGGTTCTGA
- a CDS encoding DUF3105 domain-containing protein, with protein sequence MKFTSAPPRRSPWLGVLVGAAVLALIGGAWWSRSGGEAGGLGQTFPNQGQEHIAVGAQHPAYNSFPATSGPHYVQPQPWGTFVYEIAPETLVHNLEHGGVVIQYNPSLLKGDVGKLEDIQRRFPNKTVVAPNSQLKVPLALTAWRRLYTLDTLDEAKIVEFIERYKNRAPERFPD encoded by the coding sequence GTGAAATTCACCTCTGCGCCGCCACGCCGGAGTCCCTGGCTGGGGGTGCTGGTGGGCGCCGCCGTGCTGGCGTTGATCGGCGGGGCCTGGTGGTCCCGTTCCGGCGGCGAAGCCGGAGGGCTGGGCCAGACGTTCCCCAACCAGGGGCAGGAGCACATCGCTGTCGGCGCCCAGCACCCCGCGTACAACTCCTTCCCCGCCACCAGCGGCCCGCATTACGTCCAGCCCCAGCCCTGGGGCACCTTCGTGTACGAGATCGCGCCGGAGACCCTGGTGCACAACCTGGAGCACGGCGGCGTGGTGATCCAGTACAACCCGTCCTTGCTGAAGGGGGACGTGGGCAAGCTGGAGGACATTCAGCGGCGCTTCCCGAACAAGACGGTCGTCGCGCCGAACTCGCAGCTCAAGGTGCCGCTGGCCCTCACCGCCTGGCGCCGGCTGTACACCCTGGACACCCTGGACGAGGCGAAGATCGTCGAGTTCATCGAACGGTACAAGAACCGTGCCCCCGAACGCTTCCCCGACTGA
- a CDS encoding CBS domain-containing protein, with amino-acid sequence MQVRDVMTSNPACCTPDTPLPEIAQMMADHDCGCIPVVEDQGSKKPIGMITDRDIALRGVAQGGDVSTMTAGDCMSTPVVTVTPEDSVDDCCRKMEDNQVRRVAVVDNQGGCCGMVAQADVALNTGGQASEVVRGVSQPTDSANNVQGQ; translated from the coding sequence ATGCAGGTACGAGACGTCATGACCAGCAACCCCGCCTGCTGCACGCCGGACACGCCGCTGCCCGAGATTGCGCAGATGATGGCCGATCACGACTGCGGCTGCATCCCTGTTGTTGAGGATCAGGGCAGCAAAAAGCCGATCGGGATGATCACGGACCGCGACATTGCCCTGCGGGGCGTCGCCCAGGGCGGGGACGTGAGCACCATGACGGCAGGCGACTGCATGTCCACGCCGGTCGTGACGGTCACACCGGAAGACAGCGTGGATGACTGCTGCCGCAAGATGGAGGACAACCAGGTGCGCCGCGTTGCCGTGGTGGACAACCAGGGTGGCTGCTGCGGGATGGTGGCACAGGCCGACGTGGCGCTGAACACCGGCGGCCAGGCGAGCGAGGTGGTGCGGGGAGTCTCCCAGCCCACGGACAGCGCGAACAACGTCCAGGGGCAGTAA
- a CDS encoding class I SAM-dependent methyltransferase: MANAQRVQRLYDRAASRYDAATRTQMLDELRSGLCAQARGDVLELGVGTGATFAHYLNALHSLTALDLSGAMLHEAHEKSLALPFPVHLMQRDFQTLPFEDARFDTVVSYLGLCGIPDPVGLFAEVRRVLRPGGQLLALEHVRPPHPWLGLVADLIDPAFDHVVGCHPNRRTAELLGAAGFAVRVQERRLGGLLVTLAATPDLEGGT; the protein is encoded by the coding sequence ATGGCGAACGCACAGCGTGTCCAGCGCCTCTACGACCGCGCCGCTTCCCGGTACGACGCTGCGACCCGTACGCAGATGCTGGACGAACTGCGCTCCGGGTTGTGCGCTCAAGCGCGTGGGGACGTGCTGGAACTCGGGGTGGGGACCGGCGCGACGTTCGCGCACTACCTGAACGCCCTGCACAGCCTCACCGCGCTGGACCTGAGTGGCGCGATGCTGCACGAGGCGCACGAGAAGAGCCTGGCCCTGCCGTTCCCGGTGCACCTGATGCAGCGTGACTTCCAGACCCTGCCGTTCGAGGACGCCCGCTTCGACACGGTCGTGAGTTACCTGGGCCTGTGCGGGATTCCGGACCCGGTGGGGCTGTTTGCCGAGGTGCGGCGGGTGCTGCGACCCGGCGGCCAGCTTCTCGCCTTGGAGCATGTGCGCCCCCCACACCCGTGGCTGGGCCTGGTGGCCGACCTGATCGACCCGGCCTTCGATCATGTGGTCGGCTGCCACCCGAACCGGCGTACGGCTGAGCTGCTGGGCGCGGCGGGCTTTGCCGTGAGGGTGCAGGAACGGCGGCTGGGCGGCCTGCTGGTGACGCTCGCCGCCACACCCGACCTGGAGGGTGGCACGTGA
- a CDS encoding DUF6428 family protein, whose translation MTQTIPGLADHTTTHTLLDTLRAQPQRPLEFHLHGERLVPPGYHVTEVKAVTVESMDCGGKANAWRETIIQLMDGSAEEAQAGFMTNRKFLAIYDRVVKHISVRDEAEVRFEYGNSVTSAMQYHVTHIEPQAERVIVHLRTPGVQCKAGDACGQPTTSAEAEDACAPGSGCCGPATTDLITLG comes from the coding sequence ATGACCCAGACCATTCCCGGCCTTGCTGACCACACCACCACGCACACCCTGCTCGATACCCTGCGTGCCCAGCCGCAGCGGCCCCTCGAATTCCACCTGCACGGTGAACGGCTCGTCCCTCCCGGTTACCATGTCACTGAAGTCAAGGCGGTGACGGTCGAATCTATGGACTGCGGCGGGAAGGCAAATGCCTGGCGCGAGACGATCATTCAACTGATGGACGGCAGCGCCGAGGAAGCACAGGCTGGATTCATGACCAACCGCAAGTTCCTCGCCATCTACGACCGGGTGGTGAAGCACATCTCCGTGCGGGATGAGGCGGAAGTGCGCTTCGAGTACGGCAACAGCGTGACGTCCGCGATGCAGTACCACGTCACGCACATCGAACCCCAGGCAGAGCGGGTCATCGTTCATCTGCGGACGCCGGGCGTGCAGTGCAAGGCCGGGGACGCCTGCGGCCAGCCCACCACCTCAGCGGAAGCCGAGGATGCCTGCGCGCCCGGCAGCGGTTGCTGTGGCCCAGCGACCACGGACCTCATCACGCTGGGCTGA
- a CDS encoding metalloregulator ArsR/SmtB family transcription factor encodes MDFNTTAEVFKALGDPHRLKALHFLATATPECCQNGEGVCACDLVTSLGLAQPTVSHHMRLLVQAGLVTAKKRGRWMHYALSAAGLQTVQTLLDGLKAQAAPVSTCATSAARSPAQAS; translated from the coding sequence ATGGATTTCAATACGACAGCAGAGGTGTTCAAGGCGCTGGGCGATCCCCACCGCCTGAAGGCCCTGCACTTCCTCGCCACGGCCACGCCGGAGTGTTGCCAGAACGGGGAAGGCGTCTGTGCCTGCGACCTTGTGACCTCCCTGGGCCTGGCCCAGCCCACCGTCAGCCACCACATGCGCCTGCTAGTCCAGGCGGGCCTCGTCACCGCCAAGAAACGGGGCCGCTGGATGCACTACGCCCTGAGTGCGGCGGGCCTCCAGACCGTGCAGACCCTTCTCGACGGGCTGAAGGCTCAGGCCGCTCCTGTGTCCACCTGCGCCACGTCCGCTGCCCGCTCCCCAGCCCAGGCTTCCTAG
- a CDS encoding arsenate reductase ArsC, with protein MTRVLILCTHNSARSQMAEALTRAATQRLGLDLDVQSAGTEATRVKDDAKTVMQEIGLSLEGHTSKTLYDVPDPQNFDYVVTVCDSAAEACPVYPGKTTRRHYPFVDPSGGSLDRWREVRDQLGHQFDAFVQALKDGQPAPASYEDSPAVNAQ; from the coding sequence ATGACCCGTGTCCTGATCCTCTGTACCCACAACTCCGCCCGCTCGCAGATGGCCGAAGCCCTCACCCGTGCTGCGACACAGCGCCTGGGCCTCGACCTCGACGTGCAGTCCGCTGGCACAGAAGCCACCCGCGTGAAGGACGATGCCAAGACCGTCATGCAGGAGATCGGCCTGAGCCTGGAAGGGCACACCAGCAAGACGCTCTACGACGTGCCCGACCCTCAGAACTTCGATTACGTGGTGACGGTGTGCGACTCGGCTGCCGAGGCGTGCCCGGTGTACCCCGGCAAGACCACCCGGCGGCACTACCCGTTCGTTGACCCCAGTGGGGGAAGCCTCGACCGCTGGCGGGAGGTGCGCGACCAGTTGGGGCACCAGTTCGACGCCTTCGTGCAGGCGCTCAAGGACGGGCAGCCCGCGCCCGCCAGTTACGAAGACAGCCCCGCTGTGAACGCGCAGTAA
- a CDS encoding ArsR/SmtB family transcription factor: MAVPGVLDQLKALSHEIRYDLIRHLAGGERCVCDLEALLELPQSKVSYHLGILREAELVTAEQRGKNTYYTLRQDQLFRLGGALLNEIFTGSPSLTHQSKSIC, translated from the coding sequence CTGGCCGTTCCCGGCGTCCTTGACCAGCTCAAGGCGCTTTCCCACGAGATTCGGTATGACCTGATCCGGCACCTCGCTGGGGGCGAGCGCTGCGTGTGTGATCTGGAAGCCCTGTTGGAACTGCCGCAATCCAAGGTGTCCTACCACCTGGGTATCTTACGGGAGGCTGAGTTGGTCACCGCCGAGCAGCGCGGCAAGAACACCTACTACACCCTGCGGCAGGATCAATTGTTCCGGTTGGGTGGAGCGCTTCTGAACGAGATTTTTACTGGCTCGCCCAGCTTGACGCATCAAAGTAAATCCATATGCTGA
- a CDS encoding ABC transporter permease has product MLAKARLSYRADFLVQVGSDLLLQAVDLAFLAVVFTRVKALAGWSFEEALFIYGFFLIPFALFNASFAALSEVGGRYVVGGELDRVLTRPLGSLLQVQLELLRPQALNGVVLGLVVLRVASARLGFTWSPADLLMAVTGVIGAWLVYGGLWVAVASTSFWTQERGIGFFPVFYNTINFSRYPLTLYPGALRFLLTFVLPYAFMAFYPAAGLLRGEYTLFGWLTLPVGLVVFGIGLLVWQRGLARYEGAGA; this is encoded by the coding sequence ATGCTCGCCAAGGCGCGGCTTTCCTACCGGGCGGACTTCCTGGTGCAGGTAGGGTCAGACCTGCTGCTTCAGGCGGTGGACCTCGCGTTCCTAGCGGTGGTGTTCACGCGGGTGAAGGCTCTGGCAGGGTGGTCGTTCGAGGAGGCGCTGTTCATCTACGGCTTCTTCCTGATTCCCTTCGCACTGTTCAACGCCTCGTTCGCGGCGCTCTCGGAAGTGGGCGGGCGCTACGTGGTGGGCGGGGAGCTGGACCGCGTGCTGACCCGGCCGCTGGGGAGTCTGCTTCAGGTACAGCTTGAACTGCTGCGCCCCCAGGCCCTCAACGGGGTGGTGCTGGGCCTCGTGGTGCTCAGAGTCGCCTCGGCCCGCTTGGGCTTCACGTGGTCCCCCGCCGATCTGCTCATGGCCGTCACCGGTGTCATTGGGGCGTGGCTGGTGTACGGGGGCCTGTGGGTGGCGGTGGCGAGCACCAGCTTCTGGACGCAGGAGCGCGGGATCGGCTTCTTCCCGGTCTTCTACAACACCATCAACTTCTCGCGGTACCCGCTGACCCTGTATCCGGGGGCCCTGCGGTTCCTGCTGACGTTCGTGCTCCCTTACGCCTTCATGGCGTTCTACCCGGCGGCGGGCTTGCTGCGAGGGGAATATACGTTGTTCGGGTGGCTGACCCTGCCAGTCGGTCTGGTGGTCTTCGGCATCGGCCTGCTGGTCTGGCAGCGGGGGCTGGCGCGGTATGAAGGTGCGGGGGCCTGA
- a CDS encoding ABC transporter permease, with product MPEWGVYWGFARLRFFDLIANRTRFLIGVLSYFIYVSVYAAVYRAIYAGQASVGGLNIREALTYVAVAWVLRSLYTNTLDREVTEDVRRGDIALSLLRPVDYPWSRVASAAGEALVRAFLFTLPAAVVIASVYRVQPPQGLVPTLGFLLGTPLAFLVYAQLNLLVGLTAVFTEHTIGIQRAKNAMVDLLGGVLIPLTFFPGWAQVILAWLPFQAITYTPVAMYLGELNILRGLLVQLAWVLVLFVVLRRLWRRALDRLTVQGG from the coding sequence GTGCCTGAGTGGGGCGTGTACTGGGGCTTTGCGAGACTGCGGTTCTTCGATCTGATCGCCAACCGCACCCGCTTCCTGATCGGCGTTCTGTCGTACTTCATCTACGTCAGCGTGTACGCCGCGGTCTACCGCGCCATTTACGCCGGGCAGGCAAGCGTGGGCGGGCTCAACATTCGTGAAGCGCTGACGTACGTGGCGGTTGCGTGGGTGCTCAGGTCCCTCTACACCAACACGCTCGACCGGGAGGTGACGGAGGACGTGCGGCGCGGCGACATTGCCCTGTCCTTGCTGCGCCCGGTGGACTACCCCTGGTCGCGGGTGGCGAGTGCCGCCGGGGAGGCGCTGGTCAGGGCGTTTCTCTTTACGCTCCCCGCTGCGGTGGTGATCGCCAGCGTGTACCGGGTGCAGCCCCCGCAGGGCCTCGTCCCGACCCTGGGCTTTCTGCTGGGAACGCCGCTGGCCTTTCTGGTGTACGCGCAGCTCAACCTGCTCGTCGGCCTGACGGCCGTGTTCACCGAGCACACCATCGGCATTCAGCGCGCCAAGAACGCGATGGTGGACCTGCTGGGGGGCGTGCTGATCCCGCTGACGTTCTTTCCGGGCTGGGCGCAGGTGATCCTGGCCTGGCTGCCGTTCCAGGCGATCACGTATACGCCCGTCGCCATGTACCTGGGAGAGCTGAACATCCTGCGGGGCCTGCTGGTGCAGCTCGCCTGGGTGCTGGTGCTGTTCGTGGTCCTGCGGCGGCTGTGGCGCCGCGCCCTGGACCGCCTGACCGTGCAGGGAGGCTGA
- a CDS encoding ABC transporter ATP-binding protein: MSDPIIHARHLKRTYRVPIRRPGLTGAFQDLLNPEYRTVQAVQDVTFDIQRGESVAYLGPNGAGKSTTVKMLAGILKPSGGELRVLDFHPHRDRQAYVRHIGVVFGQRTTLWFDLAVIESLRLLQRVYGVPEAVFQERLELFDEVLDLGGLLTTPARKLSLGQRVRADLAAALLHAPPVVFLDEPTIGLDVSVKARIRAFLRQINRDLGTTLLLTTHDLGDVEAISDRVMVIDAGQLIFDGTTRELRSDLGRGDRVTVVAPPSSLAALNAATRELAVAWVEEGKGRYSAVYDGRRVRTPDLVARTLAAVPAEDLELREASIEDVVRELYERGRRA, translated from the coding sequence ATGAGCGACCCCATCATCCACGCCCGTCACCTGAAGCGCACGTACCGCGTCCCCATCCGTCGCCCCGGGCTGACGGGAGCGTTCCAGGACCTCCTGAACCCCGAGTACCGCACGGTGCAGGCGGTGCAGGACGTGACCTTCGACATCCAGCGGGGCGAGAGCGTCGCCTACCTGGGACCGAACGGCGCGGGGAAGTCCACGACCGTGAAGATGCTGGCGGGCATCCTCAAACCCAGCGGTGGGGAACTGCGCGTGCTGGACTTCCACCCGCACCGGGACCGGCAGGCGTACGTGCGGCACATCGGCGTGGTGTTCGGCCAGCGCACCACCCTGTGGTTCGACCTGGCCGTGATCGAGTCCCTGCGCCTGCTACAACGGGTGTACGGGGTACCCGAAGCCGTCTTCCAGGAACGGCTGGAACTGTTCGACGAGGTGCTGGACCTCGGGGGCCTGCTCACCACGCCCGCCCGCAAACTCTCCCTGGGCCAACGGGTCCGGGCGGACCTCGCGGCGGCCCTGCTGCACGCCCCGCCGGTGGTCTTCCTCGATGAACCCACCATCGGCCTCGATGTGAGCGTCAAGGCGCGCATCCGAGCCTTCCTGCGGCAGATCAACCGCGATCTCGGCACGACGCTGCTCCTCACCACCCACGACCTGGGAGACGTGGAAGCCATCAGCGACCGGGTGATGGTCATCGACGCGGGGCAACTGATCTTTGATGGCACGACCCGCGAACTGCGCTCAGACCTGGGCCGGGGCGACCGGGTGACGGTGGTGGCTCCGCCGAGCAGCCTGGCAGCCCTGAACGCCGCCACCAGGGAGCTGGCCGTGGCCTGGGTCGAGGAGGGCAAGGGGCGCTACAGCGCGGTGTACGACGGACGACGTGTTCGCACGCCCGATCTGGTGGCGCGGACGCTGGCCGCGGTGCCTGCCGAGGACCTTGAGCTGCGGGAGGCGAGCATCGAGGACGTGGTGCGGGAACTGTACGAACGGGGCCGACGTGCCTGA
- a CDS encoding heavy metal-responsive transcriptional regulator has protein sequence MTTPVRIGELAAEFHLNPRTLRYYEDIGLLPPAPRTPGGYRHYDDQDRVRLRFITQAKAVGLTLDEIKGILEIRERGDQPCTHVAQLVDDKLADVERQLRALTAFREELLSLREAARLPGDCSGEVCGLIERHVRP, from the coding sequence GTGACCACCCCCGTTCGCATCGGCGAACTCGCCGCCGAGTTCCACCTCAACCCCAGGACCCTGCGCTACTACGAGGACATCGGCCTGCTGCCACCCGCACCGCGCACCCCCGGCGGATACCGCCACTACGATGACCAGGACCGCGTGCGCCTGCGCTTCATCACCCAGGCCAAGGCTGTCGGGCTCACGCTGGACGAGATCAAGGGCATCCTGGAGATCCGTGAGCGCGGCGATCAGCCCTGCACGCACGTGGCGCAGCTGGTGGACGACAAACTCGCGGATGTGGAGCGGCAATTACGTGCCCTGACGGCCTTCCGCGAGGAACTGCTGTCCCTGCGCGAAGCGGCACGGCTCCCTGGGGACTGCTCCGGCGAGGTGTGCGGCCTGATCGAGCGTCACGTCCGCCCTTGA
- a CDS encoding sulfite exporter TauE/SafE family protein produces the protein MRTRRWLLITVGIVLAALILAWPTVSPVLREVALNLYRLSGSLNAALAGPVTTLRSQTGVSLFTPFLLGLLAATAPCQLSTGAAALAYVARDGHAGGAWPRSLAFVVARVLVYLALGAVAVYAFGGTMMAPGDFFTGVRRVLGPLMFLVGLVMVGVIRPRFTVGTRLAERMEERARVGRGTLGAFALGLAFSFAFCPTLFLLYFGLTLPLAITAPLGALYPVAFVLGMMLPLLLLVAFLPAGGASERRAYLGGLRRVHRLATPLAGAVVLLAGLYDTFVYWLL, from the coding sequence GTGAGGACACGGCGGTGGTTGCTCATCACGGTGGGCATCGTGCTGGCGGCGCTCATCCTCGCGTGGCCGACCGTCTCCCCGGTCCTTCGGGAGGTGGCCCTGAACCTGTACCGGTTGAGCGGCTCCCTGAACGCCGCCCTGGCTGGACCCGTCACCACCCTGCGTTCCCAGACAGGCGTTTCGCTGTTCACGCCGTTCCTGCTGGGGCTGTTGGCCGCCACCGCCCCTTGCCAGCTCTCCACCGGCGCAGCGGCCCTCGCGTACGTCGCGCGGGACGGCCACGCCGGTGGAGCGTGGCCGCGCAGCCTGGCCTTCGTGGTTGCGCGCGTGCTGGTGTACCTCGCGCTGGGTGCCGTGGCTGTGTACGCCTTTGGCGGCACCATGATGGCCCCAGGCGACTTCTTCACGGGTGTCCGCCGGGTGCTGGGACCTCTGATGTTCCTCGTGGGCCTGGTGATGGTCGGTGTGATCCGCCCGCGCTTCACCGTCGGGACGCGGCTCGCCGAACGGATGGAGGAACGCGCGCGCGTGGGGCGGGGAACCCTCGGCGCGTTCGCCCTGGGTCTGGCCTTCAGTTTCGCGTTCTGCCCGACCCTCTTCCTGCTCTACTTCGGTCTGACCCTCCCCCTGGCCATCACCGCGCCACTCGGAGCGCTGTACCCCGTCGCGTTCGTGCTGGGCATGATGCTCCCCCTGCTGCTCCTGGTGGCGTTCCTGCCTGCCGGGGGTGCCAGCGAGCGGCGGGCGTACCTGGGTGGACTGCGGCGCGTCCACCGGCTGGCCACGCCCCTCGCCGGCGCTGTGGTCCTCCTCGCCGGGCTATACGACACCTTCGTCTACTGGTTGCTCTGA
- a CDS encoding sialidase family protein yields MLLPAALLTAAVLGGMWWWQTQGNDVEAAQRLTGDFHALRMLPDGRLLYGQHAGVSVSSDGGRTWGNSDGAGDAMALASSARTPGTVVMAGHDVLKVSRDGGQTWQDQSFGNLPGTDIHGFVALPDHPTVWYANLAGQGLYRTENGQDWRFVSPATAGAMALAVGPGDFPRLYALTMDAGLIVSDNGTTWQRAGEAPSAAGSGLDVHPVSGNVYIAGPTGVARSEDKGASWTNLNLPEGALLVTADPGDETKLYAAGESGTVYRSVDGGKTWSK; encoded by the coding sequence GTGCTGCTGCCGGCTGCCCTGCTGACCGCCGCCGTGCTGGGTGGCATGTGGTGGTGGCAGACGCAGGGGAACGACGTGGAGGCCGCGCAGCGTCTGACCGGGGACTTCCACGCGTTGCGGATGCTCCCGGATGGCCGCCTGCTGTACGGGCAGCATGCAGGCGTCTCGGTGAGTTCCGATGGGGGGAGAACCTGGGGCAACTCCGATGGCGCGGGAGACGCCATGGCGCTGGCCTCGTCCGCGCGCACCCCGGGGACGGTCGTGATGGCCGGACACGACGTCCTGAAGGTCAGCCGTGACGGGGGGCAGACCTGGCAGGACCAGTCCTTTGGGAACCTGCCGGGTACCGACATCCACGGCTTCGTGGCCCTCCCCGACCACCCGACCGTGTGGTATGCCAATCTCGCCGGGCAGGGCCTGTACCGTACGGAGAATGGCCAGGATTGGCGCTTTGTGTCTCCGGCGACTGCGGGGGCGATGGCCCTTGCGGTGGGCCCGGGAGACTTCCCACGCCTCTATGCCCTCACCATGGATGCTGGGCTGATCGTCTCGGACAACGGCACGACCTGGCAACGCGCCGGGGAGGCGCCGTCGGCGGCCGGTTCCGGCCTGGACGTTCATCCGGTGAGCGGCAACGTCTACATCGCTGGTCCAACCGGCGTGGCGCGCTCGGAGGACAAGGGGGCGAGCTGGACGAACCTGAACCTCCCGGAAGGCGCGCTGCTGGTCACGGCGGACCCGGGGGACGAAACGAAGCTGTACGCGGCTGGCGAGAGCGGCACGGTGTACCGCTCGGTGGACGGAGGGAAGACTTGGAGCAAGTGA